The window GAGCATGGCTCGGCTCTACAGTAGAGCCGAGCCATGCTCGGCTGCTCTTCGCCCAGATGCTTGGGATGTTGTTCAACCCGGCGTGCGGTACTGCCCGGCGGAAATGAACTGCTCGAACCGTTCGCACCACACCACTACGGTGGTGTAATCGTCCACGTTGACGCTTTCAGGCACGTCCACCAGGAAACGGTTGAAGGTCTTCACCTCGCCGATGCGCTGGGCCTGTGCCTTGATCTTCAGGAAATCGGCCTTGTTGTCGACGAAGTCACGGACCAGGTACACCTTGTAATCCGGACCCGGACCCATCTTGCCGTCGAACGCGACCTGGCGCGGGCTGACGCTGACGTTGCCTTCCGCCCAATGCACCGCATCACTGCCCTTGAGGTCGCGGCGAAAGGTGGTGCGGTAGGGGG of the Stenotrophomonas bentonitica genome contains:
- a CDS encoding DM13 domain-containing protein; this translates as MRRILILLATHLLTLGLGFGLGVYLLPILIAPDDPPVAQVQAAMKDAPYRTTFRRDLKGSDAVHWAEGNVSVSPRQVAFDGKMGPGPDYKVYLVRDFVDNKADFLKIKAQAQRIGEVKTFNRFLVDVPESVNVDDYTTVVVWCERFEQFISAGQYRTPG